AGGCAATATTTCCAGCAATTACGTTTTCTGCAGAATCGAGCGATAATTCTTCTGGAGCAGAAACGATAATTTTTCCACCAGAAAGTCCCTTGCCAACATAATCATTTGCGTCACCAGGTTAAGTACATCGTCATGCCATTCGGGATAAACGCACCAAAGCTTTGACCAGCAGAGCCTGTAAAGCGAAGGCTAATCGTATCTTCTGGTAATCCTTCTTCGCCATACTTTTTCGAGATTTCGCTACCAACAATTGTTCCAACGACACGATCAATATTTTTAATCGTAAAGCTTTCATCGATTTTTGCGCCACTTTCTAATGCTTCTTTCACGGCAGGCAAAATCTTTCGCATATCTAAGGATTTTTCAATTTTATGATCCTGCGGCGTACTGAATGTACGAGGACCTTCTGTCTGATGTAACAGTGCTTTTAAATCCAGATGCTGAGCTTTCCAATGGTTTTGTGCTCGTTCACTCACTTTTAGCACATCGGTACGCCCGACCATTTCCTCAACAGATCGGAAGCCAAGCGTTGCCATCATCTCACGAACTTCTTGAGCAACAAACATAAAGTAATTCACAATATAATCTGGATCACCCGCAAATTTTCTGCGCAATTCCGGATTTTGTGTGGCTACTCCAACTGGACAGGTATCCAAATGACAGGCACGCATCATGACACAGCCAAGTACTACAAGTGGTGCTGTTGCAAAACCGAACTCCTCTGCACCTAGTAATGCTGCCATAACGACATCACGGCCGGTCATTAATTTACCGTCCGTTTCTAGAACAACACGGTCACGCAAGCTATTTAACATCAAGGTTTGATGAGCTTCTGCTAAGCCAAGCTCCCATGGAAGTCCTGTATGTTTAATACTTGTCTTTGGTGAGGCACCTGTTCCACCATCATAACCACTGATAACGATGACATCAGCCGCTCCTTTTGCCACACCCGCTGCGATCGTTCCAACGCCTGCTTTTGACACAAGCTTTACACTAATACGTGCATCACGATTAGCATTTTTCATATCGTGAATCAATTGAGCCAAATCCTCAATTGAATAAATATCATGATGCGGTGGTGGTGAAATTAAACCAACTCCCGGTGTCGAACCACGAACCTCTGCGACCCAAGGATATACCTTGTTCCCTGGAAGCTGACCACCCTCTCCAGGCTTAGCTCCTTGAGCCATCTTAATTTGAAGCTCATCAGCATTAACTAGATAGTGGCTCTTAACCCCAAACCGGCCAGAGGCAATCTGCTTGATCGCACTGCGGCGAGAATCACCATTGGCATCTGGAATGTAGCGAGCAGGATTTTCTCCACCTTCACCGCTGTTGCTTTTCGCTCCAAGACGATTCATGGCAATCGCTAATGCTTCGTGAGCTTCTTGGCTTAAAGAACCAAATGACATCGCCCCTGTTTTAAAGCGGCGCACAATGGATTCGACGGACTCAACTTCATCAATCGATATAGCTTGACGCTCTTCATCAAAAGAGAACAAATTTCGCAAAAAGCCCATACGCTCTTCATTCGCAGCCACAGAAAACTGCTTGTATAACTCGTAATCATTTTTACGTGTTGACAGCTGTAATGTATGAATGGTTTTAGGATTAAATGCATGGTGTTCTCCATTTTTTCTCCACTGAAAATCACTACCTGAATCGAGCGTATCATCAATAGTATCTGCATATGCTTCTTGATGACGTAACAACGCTTCTTTAGAGACAATATCCAATTCAATTCCACCAAGTTGTGATGCTGTACCGCTAAAATATTGTTCAATTAGATTAGCACCTAGGCCTACGGCTTCAAAGATTTGGGCTCCACGATAGCTTTGTACCGTCGAAATACCCATTTTGGACATGACCTTAACAACACCCTCTGTTACGGCCTTTATATATTTTTCAACGGCTTGTGGATAATTTAACGCCAAAACTCCATCAGCGATGGACTTTTTAAACGTTTCAAACACAAGATAAGGATTAATAGCATCAACGCCATAGCCAAGTAATGCAGCAAAGTGATGAACCTCTCTCGTTTCTCCTGATTCAACAATAATACTAACCTCAGTTCGACTGCCTCGGCGAACAAGATGCTGATGTAACGCACTTGCAGCCAGTAAAACTGGTATTGCCGCTTTTTCCTCCGTCATATTCCGATCAGATAAAATAAGGAGCTTCGTTCCTTGCGTAATTGCTTGCTCAGCTTCCTCACAAATTTCTTCTAAACGAGCACCCAAATCATCAGTAAACAAGCTTTCTAAAATATGGCTTGTAAAATCAGAAGGTACTCCTGTTTTTAGTTGCTGGAGCTGATCATTAGACAATACGAACGTATCAAGTTCAATTCGGCGCGCATTTTCTGCGTTCGGATGAAGAAGATTTCCCTCAGCTCCAAGTAAAGTCATCGTAGATGTAACAATGTGCTCTCGAATCGCATCAATTGGCGGGTTCGTTACTTGGGCAAATGATTGTTTAAAGTAATTAAATAAGGATTGTGGACGATCCGATAAAACTGCTAAAGGGGTATCGGTCCCCATCGATCCAAGTGGATCCTTTCCTTCTGTTACGACTGGAATTAAATATTTATTGATGTCCTCATGAGTGTAACCAAACGCCTTTTTACGCACACGAAGATCCAATAGTGGCTCAAGTTCGGTTTCTTGGATTGAGTCACTTAATTTCACAAGGTGCCCATCAAGCCATTGCTGATAGGGTTGAGCCTGAGCCATTTCCGACTTTATTTCCTCATCCGAAATAATTCTTCCTTGCTCTAAGTCGATTAATAGCATTTTCCCAGGACTTAATCTTTCTTTATATAAAACATTATCATCCTCAACATCAATCACGCCTACCTCTGATGAAAGAATAATATAATCATCTTTCGTGACATAGTAGCGTGCAGGTCGTAAACCATTACGATCTAAAATCGCTCCAATTTGTTTCCCGTTTGTAAACGAAATCGCAGTTGGGCCATCCCATGGCTCCATTAATGAGCTATGATATTGATAAAATGCACGCTTTTCATCTGAAATGTGCGGGTTTTCAGTCCATGGTTCTGGAATTAACATCATCGCTGTGTGGGCCGGTGACCGTCCAGCTAAAACGAAAAATTCAAAAGCATTATCAAGCATGGATGAATCACTACCAGTTGTATCCAATACCGGAAGGACTTTATGTAAGTCATTTCCGAATGCTTCAGATACAAATTGCTGTTCACGGGCATTCATCCAGTTTATATTGCCGCGTAATGTATTGATTTCACCATTGTGAATCAAATAACGATTTGGATGTGCTCGTTCCCAGCTTGGGAATGTGTTTGTACTAAAGCGCGAATGAACTAATGCAAAAGCCGATACAAACGATTCATTCTGCAAGTCAAGATAAAATGCATCCACTTGTTCAGGAGTTAACAATCCTTTATATACGATCGTTTGCGAAGAAAGGCTTGCAAAATAAAAACGCGCTTCTCTTTCTTGAGCAAAAAATTCTACTTGTTTTCGGATGATATATAGCTTACGTTCAAAAGCAAGATCATCCGTTAAGTCAGAGTTGGCACCGATAAACACCTGTCGAATAAAAGGTTTACTTTCCTTTCCTACTTTTCCTAATTTTTCGACATTTACAGGCACAGTTCTCCACCCTAGTAATGTTTGTCCTTCAAACACTACAAGATTATTAATATAATCTTCTATTTCATTCCTTGATTGATCATCATTGGTAAAAAAAATCATTCCGACACCGTAGCGTCCCTTTGCAGGTAAATTTAGCTCCGGACATTCATTTTTAAAATATGCATCTGGAATTTGCACCATAATTCCAGCACCGTCTCCAGTTAGTGGGTCACTCCCCTGGCCACCACGATGGTCGAGTTTACAAAGCATTTGAAGCCCTTGTTTCACTATTTCATGCGAAGCGTTTCCTTTAAGATTCGCGTATAAGCCGATTCCACATGCATCGTGTTCGAACTCTGGACGGTAGAGACCTTGTGCTAATGGAAATTGATTATTCGACATTATTTCTCCCCGTTTCACTATATTTCTCCAAATTATTTTCATAAACATATACTATCTGTTAAAATTTATATTAACAATATATAATTTCGATAGAATTGTTCTCAAAACGAGATATATAGAAGTAGTTCAACTTTACTAGAAATCTATTTAACAACGTAATCGCTTTCAAAATAAACATAATTCCATCACAATTTTATTTTTCGACAAAAAGAAATATAATTCGATTTGTGGTATAATGAATATGTTACCAACTTTTATGACCTGGTAACAATTGCTATATCATTAAGAAAATAAATGTACTATTGTTAAACAGGATTCAAATTTATTTATTTATTTTGAAAAGGGGTATTATGTTGAACTTTCCACAGCTAAAAATAGGACATATGACGCCAAAAGTTCCGATTATGCAAGGCGGAATGGGTATTGGAATTTCATTAAGCGGACTATCCTCTGCCGTTGCAAATGCTGGAGGAATCGGCATTATTTCAGGAACTGGTATTTCAGTTGAAGATATGCGATTCCACATTCGCCGGGCTAAAGAGCTTATTAAAGATAAAGGCTATATTGGTGTAAACGTATTATTTGCAATGAATGATTTTGCTGAAAAAATGAAAGCAGCGATAGAAGAAAAGGTCGATTTTATCATTTCAGGTGCTGGTATTTCTCGAGATATGTATGCTTGGGGAAGAGAAGCAGGTATTCCTGTACTTTCGATTGTTTCATCAGGTAAGCTTGCACGTATTTCGGAAAGACTTGGTGCTGCAGCTGTAGTCGTCGAAGGTTTTGAAGCAGGTGGGCACTTAGGAACTGACCGTCCAATGTTTGACATTCTTCCAGAAGTAGTAGAAGCGGTTTCCATTCCCGTCATTGCTGCTGGAGGGATCTTAACAGGTGCTGATATTAAAAAAGCTCTTGATATGGGTGCTTCTGGTGTGCAAATGGGGACAAGATTTGTGGCATCTGTTGAATGTGATGCACCACAAGTCTTCAAGCAACGATACGTTGATGCCTCTGAAGATGATATCGTTCTAGTTAAAACAACGGTTGGCTATCAAGGACGGGCACTCATCAATCAATTTACCGACGCGATTAGCGATAACAAAAAAGTCCGCGTTAAGAAATGCATTGATTGTCTAAAAAGCTGCTCACATCGCTTTTGTACATTAGATTCACTGCTTACTTCTGTTGGTGGAGACGTAGAGAACGGTCTTGTATTTGCAGGTTCAAGAGTGACTGAAATTCACGATATTCTGCCAGTGCAAACAATTATCGATAATCTAACGGCCGAATATGATGCAGCATTACAAACAGTTTAATATTCTAAACTAAATATTTATGAAAACAACCGCCACAAACAGCGGTTGTTTTTTATTGGTCAATTGAAAAATATTGCTCCTGACTAGTTAAGTTCTCGTTGGAATAGACTTTTTCTGTTAATAAAAATTTGTTATCAGTCATTTTTAATACTGTTGAACTTCTTGTCCCATATCCTTCACTTTTTATAAACAAAGGCGAAAGAATGCGCTCCCATTCTAGTGATACACCTGTATTCGGCAGTTCTTCATCTTGCGGTTGGTCGATATTTTGCAAAAGGGTCAAGAGTCTCTCATCCATTTCCTCTGACTCTTCACTTATAATTTTTTCTAGCCCATTCATTCCTTTTGAAACTTTTGGCCATTGTGTATTAAGTAAATGGTTGCTCAATCCATAAATCCCCGGCAATAATTCCCTAATTTCATTCTCAATATTAGAATAATAAAACAATTGATTGACATCACCCACAATTATGTTAAAGCCAGGATAGTCCTCCTTATTGCCTTTCACTATCTGCAAATATTCCTCAGGATGTTGTTTCCCCTTAAGAAAATCACCAACTAACTCTCCTCGGGTTCGTTTTCCTGAAGTGTTTTCATTTGGATTTCGATAGTTCGTTAACGCTGCAAACCGACCAGTTTTTGTAACCCCCATCCAAGTACCCATAAGCTTCAAATCGCGACCTGCAAGAATTTCAGGATAATCCTCCCAAAAATGCACGGCTGCAGTCGGCCGTGTATATTCCTCATCTCTGTTTGCCGCAACGACTAACTTAAACGTAGGATGAACTTTATAGGCAAAAAGAATTAAGCACAATCATATCACTGCTTTCTCAATCGAATTTTTTTTCATGTTACCGACTAAATAGCTCCATTATGTTTTACATATTCATACAAAATGGTGGAAGGCTAAGTATATATTAGCAAAGTTTATTTCGTAGCGCATGGATGATAGCTTATCAACTTTTTAACTGGAGGTAAGGGATTATGGGCAAGAACTATAACAACACAAATTCAAAAAATATTGAGAAACAAAAAGAATTTCTAGCAGCCGAGGAATTTCCAGAAGGTCCCTACGGATCTCCAATTGGTACGGATGAACCTGTTGAGAATAAAAGTACCCCGTGGCAGGATGGACAGCAGTATTACAGTAATTTCACATACGAAAACCGGAATCTTCACCAAGATCTGCCTCGGCAATACCCTGGTGCCCACCCAACACATGATGAAAAAGATTAAGAATAATATTAAAAGGGAAAGGCATTTTCGCCTTTCCCTCCATATCACCGATATTGTCCGTTAAAATACAGCAACGGTTCTCCGTCTTCCACTTTCATATCAACAACCTTGCCGATAAACAGAGTATGGTCTCCCTCGACATGCTCATTTACAACTACGCAAGTTACATTAGCTAGCGCCCCGTCGATAACAGGGACATCACCTAGGCGTGCAAATGACACATCCCGCTTCTCTTTTGTTTGACCTGCAAATAACATTGACAATTCTTGCTGGCCCCGCGCAAGGATGTTCACCGCAAATTTTTTACTACTGCGAATTTTTTCAAGCATTTGTGCTCTTTCTCCAATTGACACGACAACAAGCATCGGCTTTAAGGATACAGACATGAAGGCATTCGCAGTCATACCATGCACAGTTCCGTCTAGCTCAGTCGTAATCACCGTAACTCCCGTTGCAAATTTCCCCATTGCACTCCTAAATGTACGATCATCCACGTTGACCCCTCCTTAGACGAAGTGGCTTTTCTTCTTATACTATTATTCTTGTAAATCCACAAACATGTCATCGACTTTTGGCGTATCCTTAATCAAACCAGATTCTTTTAACCATTGCGCCGTTTCTTGCCATGAATTTTTTGCCTGACTACCAAATTCTTCCTCTGTCCCCATTTTTGGTAGCAAAATATTTATGCTTTCTTTTTCGATTTTTTCATCAAGCGGGTAATTTGCTTCATCTTGATGCTTTAATAAAATGTCCAACGCTTCATCCGGATTTTGCTTCATAAATTCATAGCCTTTTGATGCCGCTCGCCAAAAAGCTTTGATCTTGTCCTGATCTTTTCCCCAAGTCTGATCACCAGTGACAGCAACCAATTCATAATAACTAGGTACACCATATTTTGTCGGATCAAAATAACGAACATCGTTTCCTTTATCCTTTAATATTGGAACCTCGTGATTTACATATGCCCCAATCACAGCATCTGTTTTTTTCGTTGCTAATGAAGAAACGAGCTCAAAACCTACATCAACTAATTTTACTTTTTCCGGATCCCCACCGTCTTGCTTTACGATTGTCGATAAAATGGCTTCGTTAAGAGGGATCCCAGAATATCCACCGTTTTTCCTTCTAAATCCTTTGGTGAATTTATCGAACTATCTTCTAACACAACCGTGTGATTTAAAGGTGAGCGAACAATGGCTCCAATTGCTTTAACCGGCACATTTTCATTTGCTCGAGCCATAATGACATCGGGTTGATAGTATAAGCCGATCGTGACTTTTCCAGCTGCTGCTAAATTTAGTGGATCCGTTGGATTAGCAGGGTATTGAATGTTAACTTTTATACCTTCTTCTTTGAAATAACCTTTCTCCTCTGCAACATATAGGAAGCTATGTACTGCATTCGGATACCAATCTAACATCACGCTTACTTCTGATAAATCCTTCTCATTCCCATTGGTACTTGCTTCTTCTTTCTTTCCTCCACAAGCGGCTAACATTAAAACCATTATCAAGCAAATACTAGCTGTTATCCATTTTTTCATGATTATTTCCTCCATTTTAATGATCTTTTTTCAAAGATGCTCACTAGTAAAAATAAAACAATTCCCATCAATGACAACAGGACTATTGGAGCAAACACACCTGCTCCATCAAATTGAGTCATCATTCTTCTGCTAAAGTAACCTAACCCCGCTTGTGCCCCAAGCCATTCTCCGATCGCTGCCCCGATGACACTTAACGGAAATGCGACTTTCAAACCCGAATAAAAGTGCGGCATCGCAGAAGGGACGTCTAATTTTAAAAATATATCTATCTTGCTTGCCCCCATTGTCTGCATTAATTCTCTTAGCTCTTTACTGCTTGACTTCAATCCATCAAAGCTATTTACCGCAATCGGAAAAAAGGTAATCAATATCGTTACAACAACCTTGCTCCAGATGGAATAGCCAAACCAGAGTACAAAGATAGGTGCTAGGGCAATAGTTGGAATCGTTTGCGAAGCGATGATTATCGGATAAATGGCTCGCTCAATCGACTTACTTATATGCATCCATATTGCCAAGCCAACTCCCAAAACAATAGAAATAGCTAAACCAATTACAACAATGAGTAAGGTTGCTGGAAGCTGTTCAAGAAATAGGGTGTTTCTTAGCTCCCAAAGTTTCACAACAACCTCTGATGGTGAAGGCAGAATAAATGACATCCCGACAATGCGCGCCCCTATTTCCCAAACAATCAATAGAAAAAAATGAGTAATGTTGGTATTAAGTAATCCTTCCATTTCTTCATAGCTTCACCTTCAGCCTGAGCTGATGTATTAAAAACTCTTTTAAGCGGATCATTTCTGGTTGATTTAAATCAGATAATGCGCGTGGACGATTTAACGGAACCTTTACTTCCTGCAGCTGGGACACTGGAGTCTCGGTGAACACGAAAATTCGATCGGACAAAAATAATGCTTCATTCACATCATGCGTAATAAACAAAATCGTCTTCTTCCGCTTCTCCCACTGCTCAAGAAGCCATTCTTGCATAGTCAGCCGAGTGATTGCATCTAATGCACTAAATGGCTCGTCCAAAAGAAGTACGTTTGAACCCGTTAACATCGTTCTTAAAAAGGAAGCTCTTTGCTTCATTCCCCCAGATAACTCACTTGGATATTTGTGCTCTACCCCTGTCAATCCGAATTCTGCAAAAAGTGGTAGCATTTGAGAATCAATTAGATTTTTTTTTATCCCTTTAAGTTCAAGCGGGAGGACGACATTTTGTTGTATCGTCCGCCAAGGCATAAGCAAATCCTGTTGTGGCATATAGCCGACCTGACCAAGACGTGTTTCATGGACCGCACCATTAAGATAAACAGTACCTTTTACTGGTTGTTCAAGACCCGTGATGAGCCGAAAAAGTGTGCTTTTTCCACAACCGCTCGGACCAATAATACTGACAAATTCATTTTCAACTAGATCGAGATGAAAATCCTCCAAGATCGGAACACAACTTTGTTTTGTTCCATTTTGATAATGAAACGTAACATTTGAAAACTGAACAGCTGTTTTATTCATCTGTCGGCCACATTTCTTCGTTATAAGCCATATCCCAAAACATATATTCAAATCGTGTTGTGTTAAGAAAAATCTCTTCCAGTTTTTCTAACTCATGCTCAGGTTTTCCTATCGTCAGCTCATCCATTAGTTCGATACACCATGTTGCAAGTTGCCCAAAGTCGTTTGAGCTATACATACTGATCCACTCACCAAAAAGTTCATGCTTCGTTGCATCAGGAATTTCACTTAGCTCTTTTCCAATTTCCCAATAACTCCACATACACGGAAGCAATGCTGAAACAAGCTCTGCTAATGTCCCATTGTTCGCCACATGAAGCATATAGTGTGTATAGGCTAATGTAATCGGTGATGGCTTCGCTTCCTCTAGTTCGGTTTCACTAATCCCAAACTTCAAGGCATAATGGCGGTGCAATGCCATTTCTTCATTTAGTGTTGAATCTAGAAGTCTAGCAAATTTCCCCATCGTCTCTACATCAGTGGCTTTAACCGCTCCAAGTGCAAATAATTTTGCGTAATCAATTAAATACAAATAATCTTGTATCATATAAAAACGGAATTTCTTTGGATCAAGCGAGCCATTTCCCATTCCTTGAACAAATGGGTGAGCATGATTTTTACGCCAAATAGGTTGTAATGTTTCATATAACCGTTCACTAAACACGTGCTGTCACCTCACTTGTTGATTTCGTTTTTGCTGTGTGACACCACTGATAAATAAACTTTACGAGTACCTTCGTAAAATCTAATAACTGAGTAATAGATACTTGCTCATTAATCGAGTGGGCATTAAGCAAATCACCCGGTCCATAAATTGCCGCTGGTATACCTGCATCTCCAAACCATCCTCCATCCGTAACCGTTGCTGAAACATCAAGGATTGCTGGATGTTCAGTAATAAATTGATGGGTTTGTGCAAGTAAATTCACAGCTGGATGACCTGGGTCAACCTCCAATGATGGAAAGATTTCACCTCGGTCTTCGATCATTGAAGTACCTCCCCATTCAAAGGTTGGCGGATTTTCCCTCAACCATGGGTCACTGGCAGCAACATTTAATAAATGCTTTTCAATTTCCTTCGTCACCTGTACATGATTTTCATTCGGATAATAGTGGACAGTAATCCATAAGCGACATTCATCCGCAACAAATGCAGCATGTCGCCCACCTTCGATTACTGCTGGATTGATCGTATTCGTTCCAGGTGAAAAGCCTGGATAGCTTTTCATGACTGCCCAATGTCGTTCCAAATCTTGAAGACCAGCGATCATTTTCATCATTTTTTCAATTGTATTCGCGGCGAAAAGTCCACCACCCGCATGAATCATATTTTTTCTTGTTGCATCGTGATGTGATTGCTTACTTTTAATCGTAATCCAACCGGTAATCACACCGCCCTGCCCTTGAATATGTAAATCACTAGTATCAACAACTAAAGCAAAATCAGCGGAATATCCTCTTTTACAGCATTGTAAGGTCCCAGCTTCACCAACCTCTTCACCGATAACGGATTGAAACACAAGATTCCCCGGAAGCTCAA
The DNA window shown above is from Bacillus sp. T3 and carries:
- a CDS encoding nitronate monooxygenase, whose product is MKRGIMLNFPQLKIGHMTPKVPIMQGGMGIGISLSGLSSAVANAGGIGIISGTGISVEDMRFHIRRAKELIKDKGYIGVNVLFAMNDFAEKMKAAIEEKVDFIISGAGISRDMYAWGREAGIPVLSIVSSGKLARISERLGAAAVVVEGFEAGGHLGTDRPMFDILPEVVEAVSIPVIAAGGILTGADIKKALDMGASGVQMGTRFVASVECDAPQVFKQRYVDASEDDIVLVKTTVGYQGRALINQFTDAISDNKKVRVKKCIDCLKSCSHRFCTLDSLLTSVGGDVENGLVFAGSRVTEIHDILPVQTIIDNLTAEYDAALQTV
- a CDS encoding acetylornithine deacetylase, whose translation is MKHDLQKIQDQVDQRKEELLDLLKTLISFKTPAPPARNTAEAQRFVSQYLHDLGFSIDMWEVYPNDPNVVGTLKGADPDKCQSLIINGHIDVAEVSADEGWEIDPFTPVIKKDVVIGRGAADMKGGLAGALFAIRILREAGVELPGNLVFQSVIGEEVGEAGTLQCCKRGYSADFALVVDTSDLHIQGQGGVITGWITIKSKQSHHDATRKNMIHAGGGLFAANTIEKMMKMIAGLQDLERHWAVMKSYPGFSPGTNTINPAVIEGGRHAAFVADECRLWITVHYYPNENHVQVTKEIEKHLLNVAASDPWLRENPPTFEWGGTSMIEDRGEIFPSLEVDPGHPAVNLLAQTHQFITEHPAILDVSATVTDGGWFGDAGIPAAIYGPGDLLNAHSINEQVSITQLLDFTKVLVKFIYQWCHTAKTKSTSEVTARV
- a CDS encoding ABC transporter permease; its protein translation is MEGLLNTNITHFFLLIVWEIGARIVGMSFILPSPSEVVVKLWELRNTLFLEQLPATLLIVVIGLAISIVLGVGLAIWMHISKSIERAIYPIIIASQTIPTIALAPIFVLWFGYSIWSKVVVTILITFFPIAVNSFDGLKSSSKELRELMQTMGASKIDIFLKLDVPSAMPHFYSGLKVAFPLSVIGAAIGEWLGAQAGLGYFSRRMMTQFDGAGVFAPIVLLSLMGIVLFLLVSIFEKRSLKWRK
- the tenA gene encoding thiaminase II, which translates into the protein MFSERLYETLQPIWRKNHAHPFVQGMGNGSLDPKKFRFYMIQDYLYLIDYAKLFALGAVKATDVETMGKFARLLDSTLNEEMALHRHYALKFGISETELEEAKPSPITLAYTHYMLHVANNGTLAELVSALLPCMWSYWEIGKELSEIPDATKHELFGEWISMYSSNDFGQLATWCIELMDELTIGKPEHELEKLEEIFLNTTRFEYMFWDMAYNEEMWPTDE
- a CDS encoding flavin reductase family protein: MDDRTFRSAMGKFATGVTVITTELDGTVHGMTANAFMSVSLKPMLVVVSIGERAQMLEKIRSSKKFAVNILARGQQELSMLFAGQTKEKRDVSFARLGDVPVIDGALANVTCVVVNEHVEGDHTLFIGKVVDMKVEDGEPLLYFNGQYR
- a CDS encoding ABC transporter ATP-binding protein, which codes for MNKTAVQFSNVTFHYQNGTKQSCVPILEDFHLDLVENEFVSIIGPSGCGKSTLFRLITGLEQPVKGTVYLNGAVHETRLGQVGYMPQQDLLMPWRTIQQNVVLPLELKGIKKNLIDSQMLPLFAEFGLTGVEHKYPSELSGGMKQRASFLRTMLTGSNVLLLDEPFSALDAITRLTMQEWLLEQWEKRKKTILFITHDVNEALFLSDRIFVFTETPVSQLQEVKVPLNRPRALSDLNQPEMIRLKEFLIHQLRLKVKL
- a CDS encoding NRDE family protein encodes the protein MCLILFAYKVHPTFKLVVAANRDEEYTRPTAAVHFWEDYPEILAGRDLKLMGTWMGVTKTGRFAALTNYRNPNENTSGKRTRGELVGDFLKGKQHPEEYLQIVKGNKEDYPGFNIIVGDVNQLFYYSNIENEIRELLPGIYGLSNHLLNTQWPKVSKGMNGLEKIISEESEEMDERLLTLLQNIDQPQDEELPNTGVSLEWERILSPLFIKSEGYGTRSSTVLKMTDNKFLLTEKVYSNENLTSQEQYFSIDQ